The Mus pahari unplaced genomic scaffold, PAHARI_EIJ_v1.1 scaffold_12213_1, whole genome shotgun sequence genome includes the window NNNNNNNNNNNNNNNNNNNNNNNNNNNNNNNNNNNNNNNNNNNNNNNNNNNNNNNNNNNNNNNNNNNNNNNNNNNNNNNNNNNNNNNNNNNNNNNNNNNNNNNNNNNNNNNNNNNNNNNNNNNNNNNNNNNNNNNNNNNNNNNNNNNNNNNNNNNNNNNNNNNNNNNNNNNNNNNNNNNNNNNNNNNNNNNNNNNNNNNNNNNNNNNNNNNNNNNNNNNNNNNNNNNNNNNNNNNNNNNNNNNNNNNNNNNNNNNNNNNNNNNNNNNNNNNNNNNNNNNNNNNNNNNNNNNNNNNNNNNNNNNNNNNNNNNNNNNNNNNNNNNNNNNNNNNNNNNNNNNNNNNNNNNNNNNNNNNNNNNNNNNNNNNNNNNNNNNNNNNNNNNNNNNNNNNNNNNNNNNNNNNNNNNNNNNNNNNNNNNNNNNNNNNNNNNNNNNNNNNNNNNNNNNNNNNNNNNNNNNNNNNNNNNNNNNNNNNNNNNNNNNNNNNNNNNNNNNNNNNNNNNNNNNNNNNNNNNNNNNNNNNNNNNNNNNNNNNNNNNNNNNNNNNNNNNNNNNNNNNNNNNNNNNNNNNNNNNNNNNNNNNNNNNNNNNNNNNNNNNNNNNNNNNNNNNNNNNNNNNNNNNNNNNNNNNNNNNNNNNNNNNNNNNNNNNNNNNNNNNNNNNNNNNNNNNNNNNNNNNNNNNNNNNNNNNNNNNNNNNNNNNNNNNNNNAATGTTATCACTCAGTAATTTGACACAATTtgagcaatttcttttttttttttaaatcaaggaaaaTATATGGATATGGATTTGTTCAATGTACCATTCGATTTTTTCTTAGATCCTAATTTACTGAAACTTCATGAATTTAGaataaatattctaatataataCTTGAACTTGGAGTAAAAGTACTTTTTCCAGTACTTTGAAATGTATTCCCAGGATGGTTAGATTTCTAAACTGTGCATAATTATGCACCTCATCGActataaaaaggatttttttctacgATTTAGAGATGCATATTTGTATGAATGAACTCATACATGAAGTTAAGATGGAGATAAAACCTTAATAGTGAGTTGCTGAGTTTTTGTTCAGAATGTATATCCTGAGATGTGCAAAATATTAGCATTCTGTAGATGAtttaagaaaagaatggaaatctATTTCATTCCTTATGGTAGAGTGGAGTATTAAGACACAACAGGACGAGACACCACTATGTTTTGTAGTATGTGTCAACGGTCAgaatttttctgagacaggacttTTGTTCAATAAATGGGTATTAATGACTACAGAACCATGCAGAGACACAGCAAAGTCTGGATAGCTATAACTGAAATCTATAAAgccatattttcatttatttttctatatttttctctcatacttcCTTGaattcgagagagagagagagagagagagagagagagagagagagagagagagagagcagacttCTTGCTGAGACTCTGAAAGCTTctacatattttctgttttgagactttTTATGTTAACCTAGTAATACTAGCCTGGAACATTGAACTAAATCTTACCTATTTTGGTTAACACAAATCACCATATGTAAAACAGTGCTTTAATGCTAAACACTAACATagaattcaaattatttttaggtGGGCAGAGTACCCTGCAGTTCAATGAATGATATCTCAGTTTTAAACAATTGGAAATANNNNNNNNNNNNNNNNNNNNNNNNNNNNNNNNNNNNNNNNNNNNNNNNNNNNNNNNNNNNNNNNNNNNNNNNNNNNNNNNNNNNNNNNNNNNNNNNNNNNNNNNNNNNNNNNNNNNNNNNNNNNNNNNNNNNNNNNNNNNNNNNNNNNNNNNNNNNNNNNNNNNNNNNNNNNNNNNNNNNNNNNNNNNNNNNNNNNNNNNNNNNNNNNNNNNNNNNNNNNNNNNNNNNNNNNNNNNNNNNNNNNNNNNNNNNNNNNNNNNNNNNNNNNNNNNNNNNNNNNNNNNNNNNNNNNNNNNNNNNNNNNNNNNNNNNNNNNNNNNNNNNNNNNNNNNNNNNNNNNNNNNNNNNNNNNNNNNNNNNNNNNNNNNNNNNNNNNNNNNNNNNNNNNNNNNNNNNNNNNNNNNNNNNNNNNNNNNNNNNNNNNNNNNNNNNNNNNNNNNNNNNNNNNNNNNNNNNNNNNNNNNNNNNNNNNNNNNNNNNNNNNNNNNNNNNNNNNNNNNNNNNNNNNNNNNNNNNNNNNNNNNNNNNNNNNNNNNNNNNNNNNNNNNNNNNNNNNNNNNNNNNNNNNNNNNNNNNNNNNNNNNNNNNNNNNNNNNNNNNNNNNNNNNNNTTCATTTGAATTAAATATACACAATGTTACcagatttattagatattttgaggACTGTATTGAAGACCTTAGTTTTCATTTGAAATGGATCATTTCTTTCTCAACTAATGTGTTACACAATACTATCTTCTGACTTGCCAACTTGTCTTCATCTTGCAACATTTGAGGGTGAACAAGTAAAAAGGTGTAATGAAAAGCTTTCTACATTTTCAGTTTCTCCCAACATAGTTGACATTATCTAAGATTTGAACATTGCATGAAATTTTTCACAAGATTTTCATAATCATACTGATTTTCTAGTGTGGAGGTTCAAGTGTTGTGAAGAATAAACTGTGAATAAAACATATGCTACATTTTTCTAACAGAAATATTTTCCCCTAAAATGTTCTTAGACATACTCTCTGACATGAAATGAAGTCAAAGGATTTTCTTCATACAATGCATGTGTTAAGTTTCTAGCCTGTAAGTATTCAGTGATACATTCTAGGAGATAGGCCAGTAGTAAAGAATTCACATCCTCATTATATCAAGTTTCTCTTCTGTAAGTGTTCTCTAATGAATTTTAAGATGATATATCTAGGTAAAAGATTGTCTCATTCACTTCATTTATGAAGATTCTCTACTGTATGAAATAACTGATGACCTCTCAGACTGACATTGTGAGTATTGTATTTGTCACatacaaactatttttaaagtttctctcctgtatgaattctctgatgaattcTCAGACTGCCCTTTTCAGTAAAACATTTCTCACCTTCGctgcatttgtaaggtttctctcctgtgtgaattTTCTGATGATTATTAAGATGGGATTTttgggtaaagcatttgtcacattcactacatttgtaaggtttctctcctgtatgaattctctgatgaattcTCATATTGCATTTTTCAGTAAAACATTTGTCACaatcattacatttgtaaggtttctctcctgNatgaattctctgatgaataCTAAGATGGGATTTTCgggtaaagcatttgtcacattcactacatttgtaaggtttctctcctgtatgaattttctgatgaatAATAAGATGGCATTTttgggtaaagcatttgtcacattcactacatttgtaagtTTGGTCTCctgtatgaattttctgatgaaAATTAAGATGGGATTTTCgggtaaagcatttgtcacattcNCTACATTTGTGAGGTTTCTCTCCtatatgaattctctgatgaattcTCAGACTGCCTTTTTCagaaaagcatttgtcacattcactacatttgtaaggttcctctcctgtatgaattctctgatgagtACTAAGATGGGACTTttgggtaaagcatttgtcacattcacaacatttgtaaggtttctctcctgtatgaattctctgatgaattcGCAGATTGCCTTTGCcagtaaagcatttgtcacattgaatacatttgtaaggtttctctcctgtatgaattctctgatgaattcTCAGACTAACTCTGTTAATAAAGCttttgtcacattcactacatttgtaaggtttctctccagtgtgaattctctgatgaGTTCTCAAATTGAATTtgtgggtaaagcatttgtcacattcactacatttgtaaggtttctctcctgtatgaattttctgatgaatTCTCAGATGGCCTTTGTCAGTAAAGCCTTTGTCACATTCActgcatttgtaaggtttctctcttgtatgaattttctgatgaatATTAAGTTGGGATTTGTaagtaaagcatttgtcacattcattacatttgtgaggtttctctcctgtatgaattttctgatgaatACTAAGATGGGAATtttgggtaaagcatttgccacatTCCCTACATTTGTGAGGTGTACAATGGGGGGATTCATGAATCACATTGCTAAGCTTGTTCCATGTAGAAGACTTCTCTTGAATATTCATGTGTTCATGGACAATGTACTGGTTGTCTTGATCCAAGACCTTCCCACACTTTCCAGATATGCAatgattttctggaaaaaaaaaggggggggcaatTAGAGGTGACACGAATTACTTATATAAGGAGTAAGTGATTCACTAATCAGTGATCTCATGGATTAGTACTCTCAAGAGAGatttttcaggggctggagaaatggctgagtggtaaagagcactggctgttcttccagaggtcctgaattcaattcccagcaactacatggtggctcacagccatcagtaatGGAGTTTGATGCCCTCTTGTCGTGTGTCTAAaggaagctacagtgtactcatatacattaaataagtaattcttttttaaaaagagttttttctttctttatttttttgaatcaTTTCATGTATATTCTGAAGAACCTTTAATGACTGGAAACATTAATAGCatgctaaattttattttcaaattggaCATCATACCCACCTCAAATATaataacccagaattgttcctgtcttaagGAAAAAGCGGGACAAAGAATGGAAGAGAGGCTGAAGGTAAGGCCACCCAGAAACTGGCCCAAATAGATGCAGAtccttgcagccaaccattggactgagcaagagGAGCACAGTgaaggagttaagggaaggactgaagaagctgaagggctttgcaactgtgcaggaggaacaacaatatcaaacaacaaGATCATACAAAGCTCCCAAGGGtcaaatcaccaaccaaagagtacacatggaagtaCAAATGGCTCCAGCtttatatatagcagaggattgccttatgtggcatcaacaggaggggagtcccttggtactgtgaaggttcAATATTCCAGCATAGGAGAATCCTAGGGGcatgaggtgggagtaggtggatcGGGGGCAGGGGAGCATCATCATAAAtgctgggggaaggggtgggataTAGAGTTTCCAGACAGGGAACGGAGAAGGGGCATAACATTTGacacgtaaataaataaaatgaccaataaaaaagaaaattatactttGCATAAGCTGGGACAAATAAATGACAGATTTCTAGTGAAT containing:
- the LOC110315100 gene encoding zinc finger protein 665-like; this translates as NHCISGKCGKVLDQDNQYIVHEHMNIQEKSSTWNKLSNVIHESPHCTPHKCRECGKCFTQNSHLSIHQKIHTGEKPHKCNECDKCFTYKSQLNIHQKIHTREKPYKCSECDKGFTDKGHLRIHQKIHTGEKPYKCSECDKCFTHKFNLRTHQRIHTGEKPYKCSECDKSFINRVSLRIHQRIHTGEKPYKCIQCDKCFTGKGNLRIHQRIHTGEKPYKCCECDKCFTQKSHLSTHQRIHTGEEPYKCSECDKCFSEKGSLRIHQRIHIGEKPHKCXECDKCFTRKSHLNFHQKIHTGDQTYKCSECDKCFTQKCHLIIHQKIHTGEKPYKCSECDKCFTRKSHLSIHQRIHXGEKPYKCNDCDKCFTEKCNMRIHQRIHTGEKPYKCSECDKCFTQKSHLNNHQKIHTGEKPYKCSEGEKCFTEKGSLRIHQRIHTGEKL